The region AGATCGACGCGGCGCACGAGGACGGGGACACCCTCGGCGGCGTCATCGAGGTGATCGCCTACGGGCTGCCCGTCGGCATCGGCTCCTACGTGCAGGCGGACCGCCGCCTCGACGCGCGCCTGGCCGGGGCCCTGATGGGCGTCCAGGCGATGAAGGGCGTCGAGATCGGCGACGGGTTCCGCACCGCGCACCGCCGGGGCAGCGCCGCGCACGATGAGATGATCCCCGGGGACCCGATCAAGCGGTTGTCCAACCGCGCCGGCGGCATCGAGGGCGGCATGACCAACGGCGAGCCCGTGCGGGTCCGGGTCGCGATGAAGCCCATCTCCACCGTGCCGCGCGCGCTGCGCACGGTGGACGTGGCGACGGGGGAGGAGGCCACCGGCATCCACCAGCGGTCGGACGCGTGCGCGGTGCCGCGGGCCGGCGTCGTCGTGGAGTCGATGGTGGCGCTGGTGCTGGCGGACGCGGCGCTGGAGAAGTTCGGCGGGGACTCGATCGCCGAGACCCGGCGCAACGTCGCCTCCTACCTGGAGTCCGCCGGACCGCTCCGCGCGGCCGACCGGGAGCGGCCGGATGAGTGAGCAGGGCCGGCCCACGTTGGTGCTCGTCGGGCCCCCGGGTTCGGGCAAGAGCACGGTCGGCAGGGTCCTGGGCAGGCGTCTCGGCGTCGGCTTCACCGATGTCGACGCCGAGATCGAGGCGCGGATCGGCAAGACCATCGCGGACATGTTCCTGCAGGACGGCGAGGTCGCCTTCCGCGCGCTCGAACGCGAGGTCGTCGCGGAGCTGCTGTCCCGGGACTGCGGCGTGCTGGCGCTCGGCGGCGGGTCCGTGCTGGCCGAGGCCACGCGGGTGAAGCTGCGCGGGCACCGGGTGGTGTCGCTGACCGTCGGGCTGGCGGACGGGCTGCGCCGCACCGGCATGTCCACCGCGCGCCCGCTGCTCGCCGGGGTCAACCCGCGCGCGACGTTCCGGGCCCTGCTCGACGCCCGCGCCCCGCTCTACCGCGAGGTCGCGACGGTCGAGGTGGACACCGTGCGCCGGAGCGCGAACCAGGTGGCCGCGGCGGTGCTGGCGGCGCTCGGCGAGGGCCCCGACGAGCTGCCGCCGGCGGCCGCGGACGCCGTGGACCCGGACGACCGTCCCACCCCCCACGAGGACTCGCCGCTGCCTGATCCGGTGCTGGGCCGCCCCCAGGGCTGAGACGCCCGGGATCTGGGGGAACCGCGGCCGGTTAGGGTTCCCCCATGACCGAACCCGTGCGGATCACGGTGGCCGCGGAGCGGCCCTACGACGTCGTCGTGGGTCGGGGGGTGCGCGCCGGGCTGGCCGGGGTCGTCGCCGACCTCGGGGCCCGCACCGTCCTGTTGATCCACCAGCCCGGCCTCACCGACGCCGCGGAGTCCGTCCGCGCCGACCTGGAGGCCGCGGGCCTCGACGCCCACCGCGTCGAGATCCCGGACGCCGAGGAGGGCAAGTCCCTCGCCGTCGCGGGCTTCTGCTGGGAGGTCTGCGGGCAGATCGGCCTCACCCGCGCGGACGTGGTCGTCGGCTTCGGCGGGGGAGCGGCCACGGACCTCGCCGGGTTCGTCGCCGCCACGTGGATGCGCGGGGTCGCGGTGGTGCACGTGCCGACGACGCTGCTCGGCATGGTCGACGCGTCCGTCGGCGGCAAGACCGGCATCAACACCGGCGCCGGGAAGAATCTGGTCGGGGCGTTCTACGAGCCGTCCGCCGTGCTCGTCGACCTCGCGACGCTGGAGACCCTTCCGCCGGCCGAGCTGGCCGCCGGCATGGCCGAGGTGGTCAAGGCCGGGTTCATCGCGGACCCGGTGATCCTGGACCTGGTCGAGCAGGACCCGAAGGTGGCCCTGGACCCGGCCGGGGACGTGCTGCCGGAGCTGGTGCGCCGCGCGATCACGGTCAAGGCGGACGTCGTCGGCACGGACCTGCGCGAGTCCTTCCGGCGGGAGATCCTGAACTACGGCCACACCCTGGCCCACGCCATCGAGCGCCGCGAGTCCTACACCTGGCGGCACGGCGCGGCGGTCAGCGTCGGCACCGTGTTCGCCGCGGAGCTGGCCCGGGCCGCGGGCCGCCTCGACGACGCCACGGCGGACCGGCACCGCGCGATCCTGCAGTCCCTCGGCCTGCCGGTCACCTACGACGCGGACGCGCTCCCGGAAGCTCGCCGAGTCCATGAAGGGCGACAAGAAGTCCCGTGCCGGGAAGCTCCGGTTCGTGGTGCTGGACAGCCTCGCGAACCCGGGCCGCCTCGAGGACCCCGCCCCGGAGCTGCTGGCCCGGGCGTACGCGCGCGTCGCCGAGGCAGGGGCCGAATGACCCGGCGGGTACTGGTCCTCAACGGCCCGAACCTCAACCGGCTCGGCACCCGCGAGCCCGGCATCTACGGCGCGACGACGTACGCGGACCTCGTCGAGCTGTGCGTCAAGAAGGGCGCGGAGCTGGGCCTGGAGGTCGAGGTCCGGCAGACGAACCACGAGGGAGAGCTGCTGGGCTGGCTGCACGACGCCGCGGACGCGGGCACGCCGGTCGTCCTCAACCCGGCGGCGTGGACGCACACCTCCGTCGCGGTCCGGGACGCGTGCGCGATGCTCACCGCGCCGCTGGTCGAGGTGCACATCAGCAACGTGCACACCCGCGAGGAGTTTCGCCACCACAGCTACGTCAGCGCGGTCGCGACGGGCACGATCGTCGGCCTCGGCGTCCAGGGCTACCCCCTCGCCCTGAGCTGGATCGCCCAGCAGTAACCCGCACCTGTAGCTCGGGAAGCCGCGTCGTGGAGCCACGACGCGGGCAGATGGCTCAGCCGAAGGCCATCACGAACTCCTCCTGCGAGCGGGGGCGGAAGACCACGTTGCTCCTCCGGACGTCCAGCAGCGGCGAGCTGGAGTCGTCGGAGTACCGGTGACCCGGGTAGACGACGGGGTTCCCGGCGAGCGTGGCGAGCCGCTGCAGGCTGGTGTACATCGCCTCGACGTCCCCGCCCGGGAAGTCCGTGCGGCCGCAGCCCTGCAGGAACAGCGTGTCCCCGGCGACGAGCCGCCCGCCGTGGCCCTGCCCGACCAGGAAGCACTGGCTGCCCGGCGTGTGCCCGGGGGTGTGCAGCAGCCGGATCGGCACGCTCCCGACCTGCAGCAGGTCGTCGTTGTCGTGCGGGGTGAGGTCGCTCGCGGCGATCCCGGTGACCTTGGTGACCCAGTCCGCCTCCGCCCGCTGGACGTGCACGGGGACCGGTGCGCGGCCGAGCAGCTCGGCGAGCCCGGTCAGGTCGAAGTCCATCATCCGGCCGCCGACGTGGTCCGGATGGTGGTGCGTCACCAGTACCCCGGTGAGCCGCATCCCGTCGGCCTCGAGGACGTCGAGCAGGTCCCCGGGCGCGTACGCGGGATCGACGACGACCGCCTCGCGCGTCGCGAGGTCCCCGATCAGGTAGGAGAAGTTGACCATCTGCGTGGCGATCGGGTCGCCCACGGCGTAGTCCTGGCCGGAGAGCAGCTGCCGGAAGTAGAGACCCTCGGTACCGCCGCTGGTGCCTGCGTTCACGCGCCCAGCCTAGGCTGGGAACCATGTCTCACGCGTCCCGCCGGACGGCTCTGCGTGCGCTCGTCCGGCAGGCCGGGCTCGACGCCCTGCTGGTCACCGACCTGGTCAACATCCGGTACCTGACCGGGTTCACCGGTTCCAACGCCGCGCTGCTCCTGCACACCGACGGCGACGCCCGGACCCGGTTCGGCACCGACGGCCGCTACCTGACCCAGTCCGCCGCGCAGGTGCCGGACCTGGAGCCGGTCATCGAGCGCGCGACGGCCCGGGCGCTGATCGGGCGGGCCGCGGCGCTGGACGTCGCGGCGCTGGGCTTCGAGTCCGACGCCGTCACCGTCGAGGAGCACCGCGTGCTCGTCGACGCGGCCGAGGGCGTCACCCTGGAACGCGCGCCCGGGTTGGTCCAGCAGCTGCGGGTGGTGAAGGACGACACCGAGATCGACGCCCTGCGCCGGGCCTGCGCGATCGCCGACGCCGCGCTGGCAGGGCTGATCGCGGCCGGGGGGATCCGGGAGGGCCGCACGGAGCGCGACGTCGCGCTGGACCTGGAGGAGCGGATGCGCCGGCTCGGCGCGCAGGCCCCGGCGTTCGAGTCGATCGTCGCCGCCGGCGCGAACTCCGCCATCCCCCACCACAGCCCGACCGGCGCGCAGCTGCGCCGCGGCGACCTGGTGAAGCTGGACTTCGGCGCGCTCGTCGACGGCTACCACTCGGACATGACCCGCACGCTCGTCCTCGGGCCCCCGGCGGAGTGGCAGCGCGAGCTGTACGACCTGGTCGCCCGCTCCCAGGCCGCCGGCCGGGCCGCGGTGCTGCCGGGGACCGAGGTGTCCGACGTCGACAAGGCGTCCCGGAGCGTGATCGCGGACGCGGGCCGCGGCGGGCAGTTCCTGCACGGGCTGGGGCACGGGGTCGGGCTGCAGATCCACGAGGCGCCGGCGCTCTCGGCGTCGGGGCGGGGCGCGCTGGCCGAGGGCATGGCGGTGACCGTCGAGCCGGGCGTCTACCTGGAGGGGCGCGGCGGGGTGCGGATCGAGGACACGCTCGTCGTCCGGGCGGGCGCGGCGGAGCCGATCACGCTGACCACGCGCGAGCTCGTCGAGCTGTAGGACGGGAACGCTCGAACACACGGTGGAGGCCGGGCGCCTCCCCGCCCGTCGGAGCGCGGCGCTATCCTTGCGGACGGCTCGGTGGAGCCCACCGGGATCGGTGGTCCGCCGCAGAGAACTCCGCAGCGTGCGGTCGTACCGGTCTTCGCAGGTGCGGTTCCCGCATGCCCGCTCCTCCGACGAACCGCGACGAACCAGGAGATACCCGCACGTGGCCACCACGAACGACCTGAAGAACGGCTTGGTGCTCAACCTGGAGGGCCAGCTGTGGTCGGTACAGGCGTTCCAGCACGTCAAGCCCGGCAAGGGCGGCGCCTTCGTCCGCACGACGCTGAAGAACGTGATGACCGGCAAGGTCGTCGACAAGACGTTCAACGCCGGCACCAAGGTCGAGACCGCGACGGTGGACCGCCGGGACATG is a window of Pseudonocardia sp. T1-2H DNA encoding:
- a CDS encoding shikimate kinase translates to MSEQGRPTLVLVGPPGSGKSTVGRVLGRRLGVGFTDVDAEIEARIGKTIADMFLQDGEVAFRALEREVVAELLSRDCGVLALGGGSVLAEATRVKLRGHRVVSLTVGLADGLRRTGMSTARPLLAGVNPRATFRALLDARAPLYREVATVEVDTVRRSANQVAAAVLAALGEGPDELPPAAADAVDPDDRPTPHEDSPLPDPVLGRPQG
- a CDS encoding M24 family metallopeptidase — translated: MSHASRRTALRALVRQAGLDALLVTDLVNIRYLTGFTGSNAALLLHTDGDARTRFGTDGRYLTQSAAQVPDLEPVIERATARALIGRAAALDVAALGFESDAVTVEEHRVLVDAAEGVTLERAPGLVQQLRVVKDDTEIDALRRACAIADAALAGLIAAGGIREGRTERDVALDLEERMRRLGAQAPAFESIVAAGANSAIPHHSPTGAQLRRGDLVKLDFGALVDGYHSDMTRTLVLGPPAEWQRELYDLVARSQAAGRAAVLPGTEVSDVDKASRSVIADAGRGGQFLHGLGHGVGLQIHEAPALSASGRGALAEGMAVTVEPGVYLEGRGGVRIEDTLVVRAGAAEPITLTTRELVEL
- the aroQ gene encoding type II 3-dehydroquinate dehydratase; amino-acid sequence: MTRRVLVLNGPNLNRLGTREPGIYGATTYADLVELCVKKGAELGLEVEVRQTNHEGELLGWLHDAADAGTPVVLNPAAWTHTSVAVRDACAMLTAPLVEVHISNVHTREEFRHHSYVSAVATGTIVGLGVQGYPLALSWIAQQ
- a CDS encoding MBL fold metallo-hydrolase; translation: MNAGTSGGTEGLYFRQLLSGQDYAVGDPIATQMVNFSYLIGDLATREAVVVDPAYAPGDLLDVLEADGMRLTGVLVTHHHPDHVGGRMMDFDLTGLAELLGRAPVPVHVQRAEADWVTKVTGIAASDLTPHDNDDLLQVGSVPIRLLHTPGHTPGSQCFLVGQGHGGRLVAGDTLFLQGCGRTDFPGGDVEAMYTSLQRLATLAGNPVVYPGHRYSDDSSSPLLDVRRSNVVFRPRSQEEFVMAFG